ttatttatttatttattttggccacgtctcgcagcatgtgggatcttagttccccaaccagggatcgaacctgcacctcctgcagtggaagtgcagagtcttaaccactggaccaccaggcaagtctcccccactcccacctgccGCCAGCTTTGTCTTGAAATGCGTCATCCCTTGGCAGCCTAccttggcctttttttttaacagaatttttGTCACACACCTCATATCAGGTCATGATATACAGCAGGTGTGCTCAGCACCTGGACCAGCAAATCCAGCAACGCACAGAGAAAGGTCTCTTTCCCCTTCAGGCCAGCCGGAAGCCTCCTCCGGGTGGGGATTCCAGGGGTGACAGTGTTTCTCTCTCCCCCGGCTCCCCCAGGTCCCCCCACCGCTTACGGAACCTGTTGTCCTAATCCGCACTGCTCTGGGTTTCCGTCCAGCCAGCCTTTCTGCGTCCTTCAGGGTTTTCTCTTCGTCCTCGACGCTCTGTAGGTTGACTCTGACGCTGCTGCATTTTTTGTTTATCCTGTTCGGGACAGGGTTTCCCTTTTGAGTAGGACTCTTGCCCTGAGTCAGTTCTGCAGGTGCCTCTGCACCCCCACCTCTGCACCTGCTCCGAGGGAGTCCTTCAGCCCCTCTTCCGATTCCCCCATTCTCTCTTCATCTGTGTCCAGACTTTTGTGGGGCTTTTTTTTGTccaaatgatgatttttttcacaCCCAAGAgttgtaattttcaaaaatagacaCTTGTTCATTTTACTCCTTAGACAGAAGCCAAattcatttcagaatatttttatccaTACCTAGAGgattctaaacatttttaaacatatctTAAGCACACTTGTTCagtcatttacttttatttcaccTGAAACAAATCCACTGATCCACCTTCTCACTGTTGATTTTCTGGGTCGTGTTTCCCAGTGTCTGTTAGCATCCGGGTGTGTCCGCCCATCCGGAGCAGAGGGTTTTTCCCTGTCGTTGTCAGAGTTGTGTATTCTGCCCCCTTGTCTACAAGATTTCAGTTGCCCCCCCCAACCCTGGGGTCCCCAGTCCAGGCCTGGCAGCCGCTGGCACCTCTATGCTGAGGCAACTTGGAGGCACTGGGGGTCAGCTGACCCTGGCTTGTCATTACGGCCCTTTCCAGCCCCGCTCAGGCCCTTGTCTGGGTCCCCTGGGGGCACTTAGACTCCCTGCTAGCCCCACATCCCCTGCTGGAGGTGTCAGCCcccatcttcccttcctcctctccttctcatCAATGGaggtatttattttctcctgagTATCACCGTTTTTATGAACAATttcaacatacagaaaagtacaaaaacaaTATAATGGATACACGTGTGCCCATCACCTTGACCTGCAGATGCCATTTCCCCATCTTTGCCTTGGCTCTTTCTCTACAAAACCCCATCACCCCTGAAGCCTTCCCTCCATCCACCCTCCCCATATCGTTCCCCtgccacacacacgcacacgtgcatTTCCTCCTGGCCAGTGGCTCAGGCTGTAATTCGTCTCTGCCTGTCGTGTGTTTGCTTGTTCATGGTGTGGGGTCCTCATATACCCCTTCCCGCTTGGTGCCTTCTGCCTGGGGCTTCAGACTTGCTGTCCTTGGGCTGGGGGTGATGGACCCGCCCGAGAGCATGTACATCTATGTCCCTGGTCGTCTCCTTGGCCCAGTGACATCCGTGCTGTGGCGGGTAGCTGTTGGGGTCAGGGAAACCAGCTCCTCTTGGCGATGCGGCTGGGGCTCTGCTGGGGTGACACGGACGTGGCTCACCAGTTGGACACTGGCAGAGCCTCTGCAGCCTGAGTTCTGGTTCTTCAGCCACACGGAAGGCCCGGCACCCTCCGATGGTTCCAGGAGGCAACCCAGAGTCCAGCTTTGGGGTCACCTAGGAGAGCGGGCCTGGCCCGTGTCACTGCACTTCGGGCTGGCCTGGGCTTGCGGTGCCCAGCCGATGTTTCAGCCTccttatccctcccccacccctctccaccTGTCCTGTGAGTCCCCGGGGAGGTGACTCCCACCGTCCTTAGTCCCTTATCTGCGAGTTGGGTGTATCAGTGCCACCCCCAGGACTCCACGAGGCCTCAGTGAGATGGTGCCAGCCACAGACTCGAGAGTGGCCATGGGTGAGCCAGGAAGGGGGGCATTGGGGTGGAGAGGGACGGTCAGGTCTCTGGGAGCCATTGTGGTATCGACAGACGGCGTCTGGGCTCACAGGTCCGCCTGCCCGTTGCCCCCACGGCAGCTGTCCTGCTACTCCTTCCTCTCTGGGCTTGTTTTCCAAACAATTTGCTTAATGTGATTCCCGGCCCAGTTGAACATGAGTAATCGTGTTTACCCGGCGCCGTGGGGTAATCCTGCGCCTCCCGGGCCAGTGGGGCCGGGCGCAGGGGAGACACCCTCCTGGTCAGTCGCTCCGTGTCCTTCATTCTCTTGCAGTGGATGCGCCCGGCGCTCCCGctcaccctgccctgcccacggCGGCCACGATGGAGCCTCTGTTCCCAGCCTCCCCACTGACCAGCTGGAATGCCTCCTCGGCAGCCACAGGCAGCGGCGGCGAGAATGGGACGCTGGCGGGGCTGGTGCCCTCACCGGGCGCCCGGGCGGTGGTCGTGCCCGTGCTCTACCTGCTGGTGTGCACAGTGGGGCTGGGCGGCAATGCGCTGGTCATCTACGTGGTGCTGCGCCACGCCAAGATGAAGACAGTCACCAACATCTACATCCTCAACCTGGCCGTGGCCGACGTGCTCCTCATGCTGGGGCTGCCCTTCGTGGCCACGCAGAACGCCATCTCCTACTGGCCCTTTGGCCCCGTGCTCTGCCGCCTGGTCATGACTCTGGACGGCATCAACCAGTTCACCAGCATCTTCTGCCTGACTGTCATGAGCGTGGACCGCTACCTGGCCGTGGTCCACCCCATCCGCTCTGCCCGCTGGCGCCGCCCTCGGGTGGCCAAGCTGGCCAGCGCCGCGGTCTGGGCCTTCTCTCTGGTCATGTCACTGCCGCTGGTGGTGTTTGCGGACATCCAGGAGGGGTGGAACACCTGCAACCTCAGCTGGCCGGAGCCTGTGGGCCTGTGGGGCGCCATCTTCATCATCTACACGTCCGTGCTAGGCTTCTTTGGGCCGCTGCTGGTCATCTGCCTGTGCTACCTGCTCATCGTGGTGAAGCTGAAGGCGTCGGGCATGCGCGTGGGCTCCACGCGGCGGCGCTCAGAGCGCAAGGTGACCcgcatggtggtggtggtggtgctggtgttCGTGGGCTGCTGGCTGCCCTTCTTCATCGTCAACATCGTCAACCTGGCCTTTGTGCTGCCCGAGGAGCCCGCCTCCGCCGGCGCCTACTTCTTTGTGGTCGTGCTGTCCTATGCCAACAGCTGCGCCAACCCCTTGCTCTACGGCTTCCTCTCCGACAACTTCCGCCAGAGCTTCCGGAAGGTTCTGTGCCTCCGCAAGAGCTACGGCACTGAGGACGCGGATGCCACGGAGCCGCGGCCGGGCCAGAGCAGCCGGCTGCAGGAGGCCATGCTGCCCACACGCAGCTGCAAGGCCAACGGGCTCATGCAGACCAGCAAGCTGTGAGCGCGGAGGCCGCGGGAGGGGACCCCGGGAGAGGCCGtcctgggtggggggtggggggcaggtgagggTACAGGAACCCACTGCCACCTCTTCTGCTCTCCTTCCCGGAGAAGCGGGGGGACTGGAGCAGAAGAGGAGAAATAGCCAGACAGCAGTGGGGGGAGCGGCCTCCCAAGGC
The sequence above is drawn from the Balaenoptera musculus isolate JJ_BM4_2016_0621 chromosome 15, mBalMus1.pri.v3, whole genome shotgun sequence genome and encodes:
- the SSTR5 gene encoding somatostatin receptor type 5 is translated as MEPLFPASPLTSWNASSAATGSGGENGTLAGLVPSPGARAVVVPVLYLLVCTVGLGGNALVIYVVLRHAKMKTVTNIYILNLAVADVLLMLGLPFVATQNAISYWPFGPVLCRLVMTLDGINQFTSIFCLTVMSVDRYLAVVHPIRSARWRRPRVAKLASAAVWAFSLVMSLPLVVFADIQEGWNTCNLSWPEPVGLWGAIFIIYTSVLGFFGPLLVICLCYLLIVVKLKASGMRVGSTRRRSERKVTRMVVVVVLVFVGCWLPFFIVNIVNLAFVLPEEPASAGAYFFVVVLSYANSCANPLLYGFLSDNFRQSFRKVLCLRKSYGTEDADATEPRPGQSSRLQEAMLPTRSCKANGLMQTSKL